Proteins from a single region of Flexibacter flexilis DSM 6793:
- a CDS encoding sensor histidine kinase — MNILCQKSFAMFDVQQYRAADSLMQPLISSHYQYLDDENKAKILTQESYLLYQKKQYKQAEQKYLQTLPLLRQSNPCDLPLIYGKLIGLYSQTNHIPNMYKVYEKGMHYADSCNILKYKVYLNLIMYRELEVHKKYAEAFYYIKLYDSFFYIYDERGYQHQIKELNQSNEIERKDVEIATQEKQQKYLLTIVLILVSAILIFIWLYLKLKQQHRIIQQQQKVNEQVISIISHDIKEPLLAVKLLLKKLNIQDKIMVQVSQSLEQQISSVNHILTSLLEIRKNNTQNTATLWPILNNVIKDLDTKIQNKELTIVNEITEATQVPISPEKLRIILYNLLGNAIKYSHHQGQIHLFNTAQGFAIQDFGIGIPAQKLNTLLKDAVVSGKGTAQEEGNGMGLYIMGQITKQSKIEIRFISEEGKGTTVHIIY; from the coding sequence ATGAATATTCTTTGCCAAAAGTCATTTGCCATGTTTGATGTGCAGCAATACAGAGCCGCTGATTCGCTGATGCAACCGCTTATTTCATCTCATTATCAGTACCTCGACGATGAAAATAAAGCCAAGATACTGACACAAGAATCATACCTGCTATACCAAAAAAAGCAATACAAACAGGCCGAGCAAAAATATTTGCAAACCCTTCCCCTTCTCAGGCAATCCAATCCGTGTGATTTGCCCTTGATTTATGGTAAACTGATTGGTTTGTACAGCCAAACCAATCACATACCGAATATGTATAAGGTTTATGAAAAAGGAATGCACTATGCAGACTCTTGTAACATCCTCAAATACAAGGTTTATCTTAACTTGATCATGTATCGCGAACTTGAAGTGCACAAAAAATATGCAGAGGCCTTTTATTACATCAAACTATACGACTCCTTTTTTTACATATACGATGAGCGCGGTTATCAACACCAAATCAAAGAATTAAACCAAAGCAACGAAATCGAACGCAAAGACGTAGAAATTGCCACACAAGAAAAACAACAAAAATACTTATTAACCATTGTACTGATTTTAGTCTCGGCTATTCTAATATTCATTTGGCTTTATCTTAAATTAAAACAACAACATCGCATCATCCAACAACAGCAGAAAGTAAATGAGCAGGTAATTAGCATTATTTCCCACGACATCAAAGAGCCGCTTTTGGCCGTGAAACTGCTGCTCAAAAAGCTCAATATTCAGGACAAAATCATGGTGCAAGTCTCGCAGAGTTTGGAGCAACAAATCTCTTCGGTCAATCACATTCTTACCAGCCTACTGGAAATAAGAAAGAATAACACACAAAATACCGCTACACTCTGGCCCATTCTTAACAACGTAATCAAAGATTTGGACACCAAAATCCAAAACAAAGAACTTACCATTGTTAATGAAATCACGGAGGCGACACAAGTACCCATCTCTCCCGAAAAACTTCGCATTATCTTGTATAATCTGCTAGGCAATGCCATCAAATACAGCCACCATCAAGGCCAAATCCATTTGTTTAATACAGCACAAGGCTTTGCTATTCAAGATTTTGGGATAGGAATACCCGCCCAAAAACTAAACACGTTGTTGAAAGATGCCGTCGTTTCGGGAAAAGGAACGGCACAAGAAGAAGGCAACGGGATGGGACTTTACATCATGGGACAAATTACCAAACAAAGCAAAATTGAAATTCGATTTATTAGTGAAGAAGGGAAAGGGACTACCGTTCATATCATATATTAA
- a CDS encoding response regulator transcription factor: protein MNIILFDDHQFVLDSISTFLRAKGAHVIGTYTHKNTVIETIKNNKEIDLLISDVLTDEEIGLSLFEEIQKMKLPLKVVAYSSIHSDFVKQFLFEYGVMAFVNKKEPLEKLWEAIELVYLNERYKKQYTPEIVPPQLTPKEHEIARYLAKGLASKEIALLTNTSVNTINNQKSHLLAKFDCTNSTELALRLLQMGYLKM, encoded by the coding sequence ATGAATATTATACTTTTCGACGACCATCAATTTGTATTAGATTCGATATCGACCTTTTTGCGGGCAAAAGGAGCGCACGTAATAGGCACTTATACCCATAAAAACACTGTAATCGAGACGATTAAAAATAATAAAGAAATTGACTTACTTATCTCTGACGTACTCACCGACGAAGAAATTGGTTTGAGTCTTTTTGAAGAAATTCAGAAAATGAAGCTGCCTCTTAAAGTGGTAGCTTACAGCAGCATTCATAGCGATTTTGTCAAGCAATTTTTGTTTGAATATGGTGTCATGGCTTTTGTGAACAAAAAAGAACCATTAGAGAAACTATGGGAAGCCATTGAGTTGGTGTACCTGAACGAACGATATAAAAAACAATACACTCCTGAAATTGTACCACCACAACTCACACCCAAAGAACACGAAATAGCACGCTATTTGGCCAAAGGATTAGCCTCCAAAGAAATAGCATTGCTCACCAATACATCCGTCAATACCATCAACAACCAGAAAAGTCATTTGCTGGCCAAGTTCGATTGTACTAATTCCACAGAACTTGCCTTGCGACTACTACAAATGGGGTATTTAAAAATGTAA